Proteins from a single region of Vanessa cardui chromosome 13, ilVanCard2.1, whole genome shotgun sequence:
- the LOC124534593 gene encoding probable isocitrate dehydrogenase [NAD] subunit alpha, mitochondrial isoform X3: MAARIIRKIVPAGRAGTAQYSTGVRKVTLIPGHGIGPEITVAVQKIFEAAKVPIEWDEVDVTAVRGPDGKFGIPQRAIDSVNENKIGLKGPLMTPVGKGYRSLNLALRKEFDLYANVRPCKSLDGIKTLYDNVDVVTIRENTEGEYSGIEHEIVDGVVQSIKLITEEASKRVAQFAFQFARDNKRKKVTAVHKANIMRMSDGLFLRCCRDLATQYPDVKFEERYLDTVCLNMVQDPSKFDVLVMPNLYGDIMSDMCSGLVGGLGLTPSGNIGKNGALFESVHGTAPDIAGKDMANPTALLLSAIMMLRHLQLNEHADRVQNACYEVLREGKSLTGDLGGTGKCSEYTNAIISKLN; the protein is encoded by the exons ATGGCTGCGAGAATAATCAGAAAAATT GTCCCAGCGGGCCGAGCTGGTACCGCTCAGTACAGCACGGGAGTACGGAAGGTGACCCTTATTCCCGGCCACGGGATCGGGCCGGAGATCACTGTAGCCGTTCAGAAAATATTCGAAGCTGCCAAAGTGCCGATTGAATGGGACGAAGTGGATGTCACAGCTGTTAGA ggACCAGATGGCAAATTTGGAATACCTCAACGGGCAATTGACTCCGTCAATGAAAACAAGATTGGTCTTAAAGGGCCATTGATGACCCCAGTCGGAAAGGGCTACCGCTCTCTCAACTTGGCACTCCGTAAGGAGTTCGACCTCTATGCTAACGTCAGGCCCTGTAAAAGTTTAGATGG TATCAAGACGCTGTACGACAACGTGGACGTGGTGACGATCCGCGAGAACACGGAGGGCGAGTACTCGGGCATCGAGCACGAGATCGTCGACGGCGTCGTGCAGTCCATCAAGCTGATCACGGAGGAGGCCAGCAAGCGCGTCGCGCAGTTCGCCTTCCAGTTCGCGCGCGACAACAAGCGCAAGAAGGTCACCGCCGTGCACAAGGCCAACATCAT GCGAATGTCAGACGGTCTGTTCCTGAGGTGTTGTCGTGACCTCGCCACTCAGTACCCGGATGTAAAGTTTGAGGAGCGGTATCTCGACACGGTTTGCCTCAACATGGTCCAGGATCCTTCAAAATTCGATGTTTTG GTGATGCCCAACCTGTACGGAGACATCATGTCGGACATGTGCTCGGGGCTCGTGGGCGGACTGGGCCTCACGCCCTCCGGCAACATCGGCAAGAACGGCGCGCTCTTCGAGTCC GTCCATGGAACAGCTCCCGACATCGCTGGCAAAGACATGGCTAACCCCACAGCTTTACTCCTGTCCGCCATCATGATGTTAAGGCATTTACAACTTAATGAACACGCAGATAGAGTTCAAAATGCCTGCTACGAAGTGTTGCGCGAAGGAAAGTCTCTTACCGGTGATCTTGGCGGTACTGGCAAATGTAGCGAATACACCAATGCaattatttcgaaattaaattaa
- the LOC124534595 gene encoding vacuolar protein sorting-associated protein 33B — MDQPLSLKLASLSQISQHKLEKILDQCGDKADLIIDPSLIKPLERICGVSWLRQHGIEKIYKMDPQLGTTANITRVYLIPASIKKYKCVLDQISSVLSQNPSLADAKCFNIIIVPKVISTFDSILENRGLYDVVKLHSFSWELMYLDDQLLSLELPFIYKQLFVEQNHSLLSSISMSLWSLFHVTGRPKCILSLGKLSASVLDILEVYNESYSRDFISSESSQDIGALIVMDRDQDYASSLLTPATYSGLLSEIFDISCGHLEVNGNDTKLKRGKLNFTTTAGNPGKNTVITLDSSLDNLYGEIKHRHFSEVLSVLSSKAKLLKNEDIKALGIKEMKEFVATKLQQVTLFKQNLVNHVLVSETIISEMNNKFENLTFTESEMLNNRNKKSNFTFIDENFGTDIHIYNSLRLMCLLSLTQGLSYDEYNTLVSKYLLAFGYKFLYVFNNLITAGLLIQPSSPKLSLSNLGNLSERLPRWQNEFQTVANKLKQLPSKSDDGKSPSYVFNGGYVPLVAIICNALLTSESLVDVLSKLSALSDLKVGGAVIEKFKDGMETLNEKLSNLNLQNDLEFGCRDAKSILKTLKADKLGGFSLKPKTILVYVIGGVTYAEIAACDVIQANTSSRIIIASDCIASGSDLMAANT, encoded by the exons atggaCCAGCCGCTTTCCTTAAAGTTAGCTTCCTTAAGTCAAATTTCACAACATAAATTAGAAAAGATTCTTGACCAATGTGGCGACAAGGCGGACTTAATAATTGACCCATCCCTTATAAAACCATTGGAAAGAATATGCGGTGTTAGTTGGCTCAG GCAACAtggaattgaaaaaatatacaaaatggaTCCTCAATTGGGTACTACAGCAAACATCACTAGAGTTTATTTAATACCGGCTTCCATAAAAAAGTACAAGTGTGTTCTAGATCAGATATCATCTGTTTTGAGCCAAAACCCATCGCTAGCAGATGCCAAATGTTTCAACATTATAATTGTACCAAAAGTTATATCCACATTTGACTCAATATTAGAGAACAGAGGTCTCTATGATGTAGTAAAGTTGCATTCATTCTCATGGGAATTAATGTACCTCGACGATCAGCTTCTAAGCTTAGAATtgccttttatttataaacaattatttgttGAACAGAACCATTCTCTATTATCAAGCATTTCCATGTCCTTGTGGAGTTTATTCCATGTCACTGGCCGACCTAAGTGTATATTATCCTTAGGTAAATTGTCAGCAAGTGTCTTAGATATACTGGAGGTATACAATGAGAGTTATTCCAGAGATTTCATAAGTTCTGAATCCTCACAAGATATTGGAGCCTTAATCGTGATGGATAGGGATCAGGACTATGCTTCAAGCTTGCTCACACCAGCTACATATAGTGGACTCTTGAGTGAGATTTTTGATATCAGCTGTGGCCATTTAGAAGTGAATGGAAATGATACAAAGTTAAAGAGAGGAAAGCTTAATTTTACTACTACTGCAGGAAATCCTggtaaaaatacagtcataacTCTAGATAGTTCATTAGATAATCTATATGGTGAAATAAAGCACAGACATTTCTCTGAAGTTTTAAGTGTATTGAGCTCAAAAGccaagttattaaaaaatgaagaCATTAAAGCATTAGGCATTAAGGAAATGAAAGAATTTGTTGCGACAAAGTTACAACAAGTAACACTTTTTAAACAGAATCTAGTCAATCATGTTTTAGTCAGTGAAACCATTATAtcagaaatgaataataaattcgaaaatcTGACATTTACCGAGAGTGAAATGTTAAATAACAGAAATAAGAAGTCCAATTTTACCTTCATTGATGAGAATTTTGGAACAGATATCCACATCTACAATAGCTTGAGACTCATGTGCTTACTCAGTTTGACTCAAGGATTGTCTTACGATGAATATAATACCCTTGTAAGCAAGTATTTGTTAGCATTTGGTtacaagtttttatatgtttttaataacttGATAACTGCTGGGCTGTTGATACAGCCATCCAGTCCGAAACTTTCTTTGTCCAATTTAGGTAACCTGAGCGAAAGGCTACCAAGGTGGCAGAATGAATTTCAAACTGTAGCCAATAAATTAAAGCAGTTACCATCTAAATCTGATGATGGAAAGTCACCAAGTTATGTCTTTAATGGTGGATATGTTCCACTGGTAGCAATTATATGCAATGCCCTACTAACATCAGAATCTTTAGTAGATGTTTTGTCAAAGTTATCTGCTCTTAGTGATCTTAAAGTGGGCGGGGCTGTAATTGAAAAATTCAAGGATGGTATGGAAACATTGAATGAAAAGTTATCGAATTTGAATCTGCAAAATGATTTGGAATTTGGATGTAGAGATGCTAAATCAATATTGAAAACTTTAAAAGCTGATAAGTTAGGTGGGTTTTCTCTAAAACCAAAAACAATTTTGGTGTATGTAATCGGTGGGGTGACTTATGCTGAAATTGCTGCTTGTGACGTTATTCAGGCTAATACAAGCAGTAGGATTATAATAGCAAGTGATTGCATTGCAAGTGGTAGTGATCTGATGGCTGCCAACACTTGA
- the LOC124534593 gene encoding probable isocitrate dehydrogenase [NAD] subunit alpha, mitochondrial isoform X1, whose amino-acid sequence MSKNYINALLKPFRESKVVESLLKLFESGTNKPSGGVGSVKNEVPAGRAGTAQYSTGVRKVTLIPGHGIGPEITVAVQKIFEAAKVPIEWDEVDVTAVRGPDGKFGIPQRAIDSVNENKIGLKGPLMTPVGKGYRSLNLALRKEFDLYANVRPCKSLDGIKTLYDNVDVVTIRENTEGEYSGIEHEIVDGVVQSIKLITEEASKRVAQFAFQFARDNKRKKVTAVHKANIMRMSDGLFLRCCRDLATQYPDVKFEERYLDTVCLNMVQDPSKFDVLVMPNLYGDIMSDMCSGLVGGLGLTPSGNIGKNGALFESVHGTAPAIAGQDKANPTALLLSGVMMLRHVGLGAQAERIEAACFAVLREGRVLTEDLGGSSSCTQYTNEIISKLQ is encoded by the exons ATGTCGAAGAATTACATAAATGCGCTATTGAAGCCTTTTCGTGAGAGTAAAGTTGTCGAAAGCTTACTGAAATTGTTCGAGTCGGGGACGAATAAACCCTCCGGAGGGGTTGGGAGTGTGAAAAATGAG GTCCCAGCGGGCCGAGCTGGTACCGCTCAGTACAGCACGGGAGTACGGAAGGTGACCCTTATTCCCGGCCACGGGATCGGGCCGGAGATCACTGTAGCCGTTCAGAAAATATTCGAAGCTGCCAAAGTGCCGATTGAATGGGACGAAGTGGATGTCACAGCTGTTAGA ggACCAGATGGCAAATTTGGAATACCTCAACGGGCAATTGACTCCGTCAATGAAAACAAGATTGGTCTTAAAGGGCCATTGATGACCCCAGTCGGAAAGGGCTACCGCTCTCTCAACTTGGCACTCCGTAAGGAGTTCGACCTCTATGCTAACGTCAGGCCCTGTAAAAGTTTAGATGG TATCAAGACGCTGTACGACAACGTGGACGTGGTGACGATCCGCGAGAACACGGAGGGCGAGTACTCGGGCATCGAGCACGAGATCGTCGACGGCGTCGTGCAGTCCATCAAGCTGATCACGGAGGAGGCCAGCAAGCGCGTCGCGCAGTTCGCCTTCCAGTTCGCGCGCGACAACAAGCGCAAGAAGGTCACCGCCGTGCACAAGGCCAACATCAT GCGAATGTCAGACGGTCTGTTCCTGAGGTGTTGTCGTGACCTCGCCACTCAGTACCCGGATGTAAAGTTTGAGGAGCGGTATCTCGACACGGTTTGCCTCAACATGGTCCAGGATCCTTCAAAATTCGATGTTTTG GTGATGCCCAACCTGTACGGAGACATCATGTCGGACATGTGCTCGGGGCTCGTGGGCGGACTGGGCCTCACGCCCTCCGGCAACATCGGCAAGAACGGCGCGCTCTTCGAGTCC GTGCACGGCACGGCGCCCGCCATCGCGGGGCAGGACAAAGCTAACCCCACGGCGCTGCTGCTGTCGGGCGTCATGATGCTGCGCCACGTGGGGCTGGGGGCGCAGGCCGAGCGCATCGAGGCGGCGTGCTTCGCCGTGCTGCGCGAGGGTCGCGTGCTCACCGAGGACCTGGGCGGCTCCAGCTCCTGCACGCAGTACACCAACGAGATCATCAGCAAGCTGCAGTAG
- the LOC124534593 gene encoding probable isocitrate dehydrogenase [NAD] subunit alpha, mitochondrial isoform X2 produces the protein MSKNYINALLKPFRESKVVESLLKLFESGTNKPSGGVGSVKNEVPAGRAGTAQYSTGVRKVTLIPGHGIGPEITVAVQKIFEAAKVPIEWDEVDVTAVRGPDGKFGIPQRAIDSVNENKIGLKGPLMTPVGKGYRSLNLALRKEFDLYANVRPCKSLDGIKTLYDNVDVVTIRENTEGEYSGIEHEIVDGVVQSIKLITEEASKRVAQFAFQFARDNKRKKVTAVHKANIMRMSDGLFLRCCRDLATQYPDVKFEERYLDTVCLNMVQDPSKFDVLVMPNLYGDIMSDMCSGLVGGLGLTPSGNIGKNGALFESVHGTAPDIAGKDMANPTALLLSAIMMLRHLQLNEHADRVQNACYEVLREGKSLTGDLGGTGKCSEYTNAIISKLN, from the exons ATGTCGAAGAATTACATAAATGCGCTATTGAAGCCTTTTCGTGAGAGTAAAGTTGTCGAAAGCTTACTGAAATTGTTCGAGTCGGGGACGAATAAACCCTCCGGAGGGGTTGGGAGTGTGAAAAATGAG GTCCCAGCGGGCCGAGCTGGTACCGCTCAGTACAGCACGGGAGTACGGAAGGTGACCCTTATTCCCGGCCACGGGATCGGGCCGGAGATCACTGTAGCCGTTCAGAAAATATTCGAAGCTGCCAAAGTGCCGATTGAATGGGACGAAGTGGATGTCACAGCTGTTAGA ggACCAGATGGCAAATTTGGAATACCTCAACGGGCAATTGACTCCGTCAATGAAAACAAGATTGGTCTTAAAGGGCCATTGATGACCCCAGTCGGAAAGGGCTACCGCTCTCTCAACTTGGCACTCCGTAAGGAGTTCGACCTCTATGCTAACGTCAGGCCCTGTAAAAGTTTAGATGG TATCAAGACGCTGTACGACAACGTGGACGTGGTGACGATCCGCGAGAACACGGAGGGCGAGTACTCGGGCATCGAGCACGAGATCGTCGACGGCGTCGTGCAGTCCATCAAGCTGATCACGGAGGAGGCCAGCAAGCGCGTCGCGCAGTTCGCCTTCCAGTTCGCGCGCGACAACAAGCGCAAGAAGGTCACCGCCGTGCACAAGGCCAACATCAT GCGAATGTCAGACGGTCTGTTCCTGAGGTGTTGTCGTGACCTCGCCACTCAGTACCCGGATGTAAAGTTTGAGGAGCGGTATCTCGACACGGTTTGCCTCAACATGGTCCAGGATCCTTCAAAATTCGATGTTTTG GTGATGCCCAACCTGTACGGAGACATCATGTCGGACATGTGCTCGGGGCTCGTGGGCGGACTGGGCCTCACGCCCTCCGGCAACATCGGCAAGAACGGCGCGCTCTTCGAGTCC GTCCATGGAACAGCTCCCGACATCGCTGGCAAAGACATGGCTAACCCCACAGCTTTACTCCTGTCCGCCATCATGATGTTAAGGCATTTACAACTTAATGAACACGCAGATAGAGTTCAAAATGCCTGCTACGAAGTGTTGCGCGAAGGAAAGTCTCTTACCGGTGATCTTGGCGGTACTGGCAAATGTAGCGAATACACCAATGCaattatttcgaaattaaattaa